In a genomic window of Streptomyces koelreuteriae:
- the truB gene encoding tRNA pseudouridine(55) synthase TruB produces the protein MTQKHTTPDGLVIVDKPSGFTSHDVVAKMRGIARTRRVGHAGTLDPMATGVLVLGVEKATKLLGHLALTEKEYLGTIRLGQNTLTDDAEGELTSSADASEVTREAIDAGVAKLSGDIMQVPSKVSAIKINGVRSYKRAREGEEFDIPARPVTISSFSVYDVRDAVAEDGTPVLDLVVSVVCSSGTYIRALARDLGADLGVGGHLTALRRTRVGPYKLDAARTLDQHQQELTVMPIAEAATAAFPRWDVDARRAKLLTNGVRLEMPDEYAGSGPVAVFDPEGRFLALVEQERGKAKSLAVFS, from the coding sequence ATGACCCAGAAGCACACCACGCCCGACGGCCTCGTCATCGTCGACAAGCCGTCGGGCTTCACTTCGCACGACGTCGTCGCCAAGATGCGCGGCATCGCCAGAACACGACGCGTCGGGCACGCCGGCACCCTCGACCCTATGGCGACGGGCGTCCTCGTCCTCGGCGTGGAGAAGGCGACCAAGCTCCTCGGCCACCTCGCGCTGACCGAGAAGGAATACCTGGGCACCATCCGGCTCGGGCAGAACACCCTCACGGACGACGCCGAGGGGGAGCTCACCTCCTCCGCCGACGCCTCCGAGGTCACCCGCGAGGCCATCGACGCCGGTGTGGCCAAGCTGAGCGGCGACATCATGCAGGTGCCGTCCAAGGTCAGCGCCATCAAGATCAACGGGGTGCGGTCCTACAAGCGGGCCAGGGAGGGCGAGGAGTTCGACATCCCGGCCCGGCCCGTCACGATCTCCTCCTTCAGCGTGTACGACGTCAGGGACGCCGTCGCCGAGGACGGCACACCCGTACTCGACCTGGTCGTGTCGGTCGTCTGCTCCTCCGGTACGTACATCCGGGCCCTGGCCCGCGACCTGGGCGCCGACCTAGGCGTCGGCGGTCATCTCACCGCCCTGCGCCGGACCCGCGTCGGCCCCTACAAGCTGGACGCGGCCCGCACGCTCGACCAGCACCAGCAGGAGCTGACCGTGATGCCGATCGCGGAGGCCGCGACGGCCGCGTTCCCGCGCTGGGACGTCGACGCCCGGCGGGCCAAGCTGCTCACCAACGGCGTACGCCTGGAGATGCCCGACGAGTACGCGGGCTCCGGCCCCGTCGCCGTCTTCGACCCGGAGGGCCGCTTCCTCGCCCTCGTCGAGCAGGAGCGGGGCAAGGCCAAGAGCCTGGCCGTCTTCAGCTGA
- the rbfA gene encoding 30S ribosome-binding factor RbfA: MADNARAKRLADLIREVVAQKLQRGIKDPRLGSHVTITDTRVTGDLREATVFYTVYGDDEERNEAAAGLESAKGILRSEVGRAAGVKFTPTLTFVMDALPDTARNIEDLLDKARQSDEKVREASAGKKYAGEADPYRKPGEEDETDDTAE; this comes from the coding sequence GTGGCCGACAACGCGCGGGCTAAAAGGCTGGCGGACCTCATCCGAGAGGTGGTGGCCCAGAAGCTGCAGCGCGGGATCAAGGACCCGCGGCTCGGCTCGCACGTCACCATCACGGACACCCGGGTCACGGGTGACCTGCGGGAAGCGACCGTCTTCTACACCGTGTACGGAGACGACGAAGAGCGCAACGAGGCCGCAGCCGGCCTGGAGAGCGCCAAGGGCATCCTGCGCTCCGAGGTGGGCCGGGCCGCCGGCGTGAAGTTCACGCCGACCCTGACCTTCGTCATGGACGCCCTCCCCGACACGGCCCGGAACATCGAGGACCTCCTCGACAAGGCGCGCCAGTCCGACGAGAAGGTCCGCGAGGCCTCCGCCGGCAAGAAGTACGCCGGCGAAGCCGACCCGTACCGCAAGCCGGGCGAGGAAGACGAGACGGACGACACCGCCGAATGA
- a CDS encoding DUF503 domain-containing protein translates to MYVGTLSFDLLLGDVRSLKEKRSVVRPIVAELQRKYAVSAAEVDHMDLHRRAVVGLALVSGDAGHLSEVLDRCERLVAARPEVELLSVRRRFHGEDD, encoded by the coding sequence ATGTACGTGGGGACTCTGTCCTTCGACCTGCTCCTCGGCGACGTCCGGTCGCTGAAGGAGAAGCGCTCCGTCGTCCGCCCCATCGTCGCCGAGCTCCAGCGCAAGTACGCGGTGAGCGCGGCCGAGGTGGACCATATGGACCTCCACCGCAGGGCCGTCGTAGGCCTCGCGTTGGTATCCGGCGACGCGGGGCACCTGAGCGAGGTACTCGACCGGTGCGAACGGCTGGTCGCCGCCCGCCCCGAGGTGGAACTGCTGTCCGTCAGGCGGCGTTTCCACGGCGAAGACGACTGA
- the infB gene encoding translation initiation factor IF-2: MAKVRVYELAKEFGVESKVVMAKLQELGEFVRSASSTIEAPVVRKLTDAFQGGGNGKSAKPAAPKKAAPRPAAPSPAQAARPAAPKPPAAPKPAAAQEPSAPAAPSAPAPTPGPRPTPGPKPAPRPAPAAPEFTAPPAAAPSPAAPKPAGGRPGAPKPGGGRPSGGPGQGQGGQGRPGGERGPRPGAPAPRQGGSRPAGPRPGNNPFTSGGSTGMARPQAPRPQGGRPGPGGQGGGPRPQAPGAQGGGGPRPQAPGGNRPSPGSMPRPQGGGPRPGGGSAGPRPNPGMMPQRPAAGPRPGGGGPGGRGPGGGGRPGGGGGRPGGGGFAGRPGGGGGFAGRPGGPGGGGGGFAGRPGGPGGGGRPGFGGRPGGPGGRGGTQGAFGRPGGPARRGRKSKRQRRQEYEAMQAPSVGGVMLPRGNGETVRLSRGASLTDFAEKINANPASLVAVMMNLGEMVTATQSVSDETLQLLAGEMNYTVQIVSPEEEDRELLESFDIEFGEDEGDEEDLMVRPPVVTVMGHVDHGKTRLLDAIRKTNVIAGEAGGITQHIGAYQVATEVNEEERKITFIDTPGHEAFTAMRARGARSTDIAILVVAANDGVMPQTVEALNHAKAAEVPIVVAVNKIDVEGADPTKVRGQLTEYGLVAEEYGGETMFVDISAKQGLHIDSLLEAVVLTADASLDLRANPNQDAQGISIESRLDRGRGAVSTVLVQRGTLRVGDTMVVGDAYGRVRAMHDDNGNSVSEAGPSTPVQVLGLTNVPGAGDNFLVVDEDRTARQIAEKRAARERNAAFAKRTRRVSLEDLDKVLKAGEVQQLNLIIKGDASGSVEALESSLLQLDVGEEVDIRVLHRGVGAVTESDIDLAMGSDAIVIGFNVRAAGRAQQMAEREGVDVRYYSVIYQAIEEIEAALKGMLKPEYEEVELGTAEIREVFKSSKLGNIAGVLIRSGEVKRNTKARLLRDGKVVAESLNIEGLRRFKDDVTEIREGFEGGINLGNFNDIKVDDVIATYEMREKPRV, translated from the coding sequence GTGGCTAAGGTCCGGGTCTACGAACTCGCCAAGGAGTTCGGTGTCGAGAGCAAGGTCGTCATGGCCAAGCTCCAGGAACTCGGTGAATTCGTCCGTTCGGCGTCTTCGACGATCGAAGCGCCCGTCGTACGCAAACTGACTGACGCCTTCCAGGGCGGTGGCAACGGCAAGTCCGCGAAGCCCGCAGCCCCCAAGAAGGCCGCCCCCCGTCCCGCCGCGCCCTCTCCGGCGCAGGCGGCGCGTCCGGCTGCCCCGAAGCCGCCGGCCGCACCCAAGCCCGCCGCGGCCCAGGAGCCGTCGGCCCCCGCGGCCCCGTCGGCCCCCGCGCCGACCCCGGGTCCGCGTCCGACGCCGGGCCCCAAGCCCGCGCCGCGTCCGGCCCCGGCCGCGCCCGAGTTCACGGCGCCGCCCGCTGCGGCTCCGTCCCCGGCCGCGCCGAAGCCCGCAGGCGGGCGCCCCGGTGCCCCCAAGCCCGGTGGTGGCCGCCCCTCCGGCGGTCCCGGCCAGGGCCAGGGCGGCCAGGGCCGTCCCGGTGGCGAGCGTGGCCCGCGTCCCGGTGCTCCGGCGCCGCGTCAGGGCGGTTCCCGTCCGGCCGGTCCGCGTCCGGGCAACAACCCCTTCACCTCCGGTGGCTCCACCGGCATGGCGCGCCCGCAGGCGCCCCGTCCGCAGGGCGGCCGTCCCGGCCCCGGCGGCCAGGGTGGCGGTCCCCGTCCCCAGGCGCCCGGCGCCCAGGGCGGCGGCGGTCCGCGTCCGCAGGCTCCGGGCGGTAACCGTCCGAGCCCGGGCTCGATGCCGCGTCCGCAGGGTGGCGGCCCGCGTCCCGGCGGCGGCTCCGCCGGTCCTCGTCCGAACCCCGGCATGATGCCGCAGCGTCCCGCTGCCGGCCCGCGTCCCGGCGGCGGTGGCCCCGGCGGCCGCGGTCCCGGTGGCGGCGGTCGTCCCGGTGGCGGCGGCGGTCGCCCGGGTGGCGGCGGCTTCGCCGGTCGTCCGGGTGGCGGCGGCGGTTTCGCAGGCCGTCCCGGTGGTCCCGGTGGCGGTGGCGGCGGTTTCGCCGGTCGTCCGGGTGGTCCCGGTGGCGGCGGTCGTCCCGGCTTCGGTGGTCGTCCCGGCGGTCCCGGTGGCCGTGGTGGCACGCAGGGTGCCTTCGGTCGTCCGGGCGGTCCCGCCCGTCGCGGCCGCAAGTCGAAGCGGCAGAGGCGCCAGGAGTACGAGGCCATGCAGGCCCCGTCGGTCGGCGGTGTGATGCTGCCTCGCGGCAACGGCGAGACCGTTCGCCTGTCGCGCGGTGCCTCCCTCACCGACTTCGCGGAGAAGATCAACGCCAACCCGGCGTCGCTCGTCGCGGTCATGATGAACCTCGGCGAGATGGTCACTGCCACGCAGTCCGTCTCCGACGAGACGCTCCAGCTCCTCGCCGGCGAGATGAACTACACGGTTCAGATCGTCAGCCCGGAGGAGGAGGACCGCGAGCTCCTCGAGTCCTTCGACATCGAGTTCGGCGAGGACGAGGGCGACGAGGAGGACCTGATGGTCCGCCCGCCCGTCGTCACCGTCATGGGTCACGTCGACCACGGTAAGACCCGGCTCCTCGACGCCATCCGCAAGACGAACGTCATCGCGGGCGAGGCCGGCGGCATCACCCAGCACATCGGTGCCTACCAGGTCGCGACCGAGGTCAACGAGGAAGAGCGCAAGATCACCTTCATCGACACCCCGGGTCACGAGGCGTTCACCGCCATGCGTGCCCGTGGTGCGAGGTCGACCGACATCGCGATCCTGGTGGTCGCGGCCAACGACGGCGTCATGCCGCAGACGGTCGAGGCGCTCAACCACGCCAAGGCGGCCGAGGTCCCGATCGTCGTCGCGGTCAACAAGATCGACGTCGAGGGCGCGGACCCGACCAAGGTGCGCGGTCAGCTGACCGAGTACGGCCTCGTGGCCGAGGAGTACGGCGGCGAGACCATGTTCGTCGACATCTCCGCCAAGCAGGGTCTGCACATCGACTCCCTGCTGGAGGCCGTGGTCCTCACGGCCGACGCCTCGCTCGACCTGCGGGCCAACCCGAACCAGGACGCGCAGGGCATCTCGATCGAGTCCCGTCTCGACCGCGGCCGCGGTGCCGTGTCGACGGTCCTCGTCCAGCGAGGCACGCTGCGGGTCGGCGACACCATGGTGGTCGGCGACGCGTACGGCCGAGTCCGGGCGATGCACGACGACAACGGCAACAGCGTTTCCGAGGCCGGTCCCTCGACGCCGGTTCAGGTCCTGGGCCTGACCAACGTCCCGGGTGCGGGCGACAACTTCCTGGTGGTCGACGAGGACCGTACGGCCCGTCAGATCGCCGAGAAGCGCGCCGCCCGTGAGCGCAACGCCGCGTTCGCCAAGCGCACGCGCCGCGTCTCCCTCGAGGACCTGGACAAGGTGCTCAAGGCCGGCGAGGTCCAGCAGCTCAACCTCATCATCAAGGGTGACGCTTCTGGTTCCGTCGAGGCGCTGGAGTCCTCGCTGCTCCAGCTGGACGTCGGCGAAGAGGTCGACATCCGGGTCCTGCACCGCGGCGTCGGTGCGGTCACGGAGTCCGACATCGACCTGGCGATGGGCTCCGACGCCATCGTGATCGGCTTCAACGTGCGCGCCGCCGGGCGTGCGCAGCAGATGGCCGAGCGCGAGGGTGTGGACGTCCGCTACTACTCGGTCATCTACCAGGCGATCGAGGAGATCGAGGCGGCCCTCAAGGGCATGCTCAAGCCGGAGTACGAAGAGGTCGAGCTCGGTACGGCGGAGATCCGCGAGGTCTTCAAGTCGTCCAAGCTGGGCAACATCGCGGGTGTTCTCATCCGCTCCGGCGAGGTCAAGCGGAACACCAAGGCCCGCCTGCTGCGCGACGGCAAGGTCGTCGCGGAGAGCCTCAACATCGAGGGCCTGCGTCGCTTCAAGGACGACGTCACCGAGATCCGCGAAGGGTTCGAGGGCGGTATCAACCTCGGCAACTTCAACGACATCAAGGTCGACGACGTCATCGCGACGTACGAGATGCGAGAGAAGCCGCGGGTCTGA
- a CDS encoding YlxR family protein encodes MSGRTRVRACPERTCVGCRERAAKADLLRIVLIKDACAPDPRGTLPGRGAYVHPAQICLDQAVRRRAFPRALRAPGPLDTKALRRYVEQTTVADQATR; translated from the coding sequence GTGTCTGGCCGGACGCGCGTCCGCGCATGCCCTGAACGCACTTGTGTGGGGTGTCGGGAGCGAGCGGCCAAGGCCGATCTGTTGCGGATCGTGTTGATCAAGGACGCATGCGCCCCTGATCCTCGCGGTACGCTGCCCGGCCGGGGTGCGTACGTACACCCCGCCCAGATCTGTCTCGACCAGGCGGTACGCCGACGGGCGTTCCCGAGGGCACTGCGCGCCCCGGGACCGCTCGACACAAAGGCGTTGCGCCGATACGTCGAGCAGACAACAGTTGCCGACCAGGCAACACGGTAA
- the nusA gene encoding transcription termination factor NusA, which yields MDIDMSALRGLVREKEISFDLLVEAIESALLIAYHRTEGSRRHARVELNRQSGHVTVWAKEDPDDLEEGQEAREFDDTPTGFGRIAATTAKQVILQRLRDAEDDATLGEYAGREGDIVTGVVQQGRDPKNVLVDIGKLEAILPVQEQVPGETYQHGMRLRSYVVRVAKGVRGPSVTLSRTHPNLVKKLFALEVPEIADGSVEISAIAREAGHRTKIAVRSTRSGLNAKGACIGPMGGRVRNVMGELNGEKIDIVDWSEDPAEMVANALSPARVSKVEIVDLATRSARVTVPDYQLSLAIGKEGQNARLAARLTGWRIDIRPDTEPAGNGAGDGSADGSGE from the coding sequence GTGGACATCGACATGAGCGCCCTGCGGGGCTTGGTTCGGGAGAAGGAGATCTCCTTCGACCTGCTGGTCGAGGCGATCGAGTCGGCCCTCCTCATCGCCTACCACCGCACCGAGGGAAGCCGCCGTCACGCGCGCGTGGAGCTCAACCGGCAGAGCGGCCATGTGACCGTGTGGGCGAAGGAGGACCCCGACGACCTCGAGGAGGGCCAGGAGGCCCGCGAGTTCGACGACACCCCCACGGGCTTCGGCCGTATCGCCGCCACCACGGCCAAGCAGGTCATCCTGCAGCGCCTGCGCGACGCCGAGGACGACGCGACGCTCGGTGAGTACGCCGGCCGCGAGGGCGACATCGTCACCGGTGTGGTCCAGCAGGGCCGCGACCCGAAGAACGTGCTCGTCGACATCGGCAAGCTCGAGGCCATCCTGCCGGTGCAGGAGCAGGTGCCGGGCGAGACGTACCAGCACGGCATGCGCCTGCGGTCGTACGTCGTCCGGGTGGCCAAGGGCGTCCGCGGCCCGTCCGTGACCCTGTCCCGTACGCACCCCAATCTGGTGAAGAAGCTGTTCGCCCTGGAGGTGCCGGAGATCGCCGACGGGTCCGTGGAGATCTCCGCGATCGCCCGCGAGGCCGGTCACCGCACGAAGATCGCCGTACGCTCCACTCGCTCCGGCCTGAACGCCAAGGGCGCCTGCATCGGCCCCATGGGCGGCCGGGTGCGCAATGTGATGGGCGAGCTGAACGGCGAGAAGATCGACATCGTCGACTGGTCGGAGGACCCGGCCGAGATGGTGGCGAACGCGCTGTCCCCGGCCCGTGTCTCCAAGGTGGAGATCGTGGACCTGGCGACCAGGTCGGCCCGGGTGACCGTGCCCGACTACCAGCTCTCCCTGGCCATCGGCAAGGAAGGGCAGAACGCCCGGCTCGCCGCCCGGCTGACCGGCTGGCGGATCGACATCCGCCCGGACACGGAACCGGCCGGGAACGGCGCCGGTGACGGCTCCGCGGACGGTTCCGGGGAATAG
- the rimP gene encoding ribosome maturation factor RimP — protein sequence MSTTQSERLRELLEPLVSSQGLDLEEIEVDSVGRKRVLRVVVDSDTGADLDQIADVSRVLSAKLDESDAMGEGEYTLEVGTPGAERLLTEHRHYVRATDRLVKFQLAEGGELLARILKVDDDGVDTEIPGVKGRKPTARRLAFDDIVRARVQVEFSRKDNKKEEEA from the coding sequence ATGAGCACCACCCAGAGCGAGAGGCTGCGAGAACTACTGGAACCGCTCGTCAGCTCTCAGGGCCTGGACCTCGAAGAGATCGAAGTGGACTCCGTCGGACGCAAGCGTGTGCTGCGTGTGGTCGTCGACTCGGACACGGGCGCCGACCTGGACCAGATCGCCGATGTGAGCCGCGTGCTCTCGGCGAAGCTCGACGAGTCGGACGCGATGGGCGAGGGGGAGTACACCCTCGAGGTCGGCACCCCCGGCGCGGAGCGTCTCCTGACGGAACACCGGCACTACGTGCGCGCCACGGACCGCCTGGTGAAGTTCCAGCTGGCCGAGGGCGGCGAGCTTCTCGCCCGGATCCTGAAGGTCGACGACGACGGTGTCGACACCGAGATCCCCGGAGTCAAGGGCCGCAAGCCCACCGCGCGCAGACTCGCCTTCGACGACATCGTCCGGGCGCGTGTCCAGGTCGAGTTCAGCCGCAAGGACAACAAGAAGGAAGAGGAGGCGTAG
- a CDS encoding ferritin-like domain-containing protein translates to MSDAKDQELRALQAALAAEHAAVYGYGVVGGRIGDGQRVEARTAYDAHRARRDALAREVKDLGGRPAAAAAGYALPFPVADSAAAVRLAAELEDRVAGVYSDLVRAAGGGRRMLAAEALREAAVRAVRWRGESVAFPGLAERADTAPPAAAPTP, encoded by the coding sequence GTGAGCGACGCGAAGGACCAGGAACTGCGGGCTCTCCAGGCGGCGCTGGCCGCCGAGCACGCGGCGGTGTACGGGTACGGCGTCGTCGGCGGGCGGATCGGCGATGGGCAGCGCGTCGAGGCACGGACGGCGTATGACGCGCACCGGGCGCGCAGGGACGCGCTGGCGCGCGAGGTGAAGGACCTGGGCGGCAGGCCCGCGGCGGCGGCCGCCGGGTACGCGCTGCCGTTCCCGGTGGCGGACTCCGCGGCCGCGGTGCGGCTCGCCGCCGAGCTGGAGGACCGGGTGGCCGGGGTCTACTCCGACCTGGTGCGCGCGGCGGGCGGCGGGCGGCGGATGCTGGCCGCCGAGGCGCTGCGGGAGGCCGCGGTGCGGGCGGTGCGCTGGCGCGGCGAGAGCGTAGCCTTCCCTGGGCTCGCCGAGCGGGCGGACACGGCTCCGCCCGCGGCCGCGCCCACGCCGTGA
- a CDS encoding aminoglycoside phosphotransferase family protein → MVFEPPNRLVRALGETAPDGDDWLEELPGAARRAVALRELTVERVQVPGGRSSLVVLVRTADGTPAVLKLAPGRARPEAERAALAHWGGLGAVQLLEPFTAEGVLLLERLHPDVSVRSLPEAKALLEAAGTMRRLWVEPPADFPFETVAERTGRQAEAMRARAQADPEVAPLVDVALAARERLLAAPPEHRLLHGTFRQSKVLAGERMPWLAVGPDPVVGECAFDLARLVRDRVEDLIAQPSGAATTRRRVKRLAESLDVDQERLRGWTLFRAVESGVRAGRVGRPRDAELLLEFAAWL, encoded by the coding sequence ATGGTTTTCGAACCGCCGAACCGCCTGGTCAGGGCGCTCGGTGAGACGGCACCGGACGGTGACGACTGGCTGGAGGAGCTGCCCGGGGCGGCGCGGCGGGCCGTCGCTCTACGCGAGTTGACCGTGGAACGGGTGCAGGTGCCCGGCGGGCGCAGCAGCCTGGTCGTCCTGGTGCGCACGGCCGACGGGACGCCCGCCGTGCTCAAGCTGGCGCCGGGCCGGGCCCGCCCGGAGGCGGAGCGGGCCGCGCTCGCCCACTGGGGCGGCCTGGGCGCCGTACAACTGCTGGAACCCTTCACCGCCGAGGGCGTGCTGCTGCTGGAGCGGCTGCATCCGGATGTGTCGGTGCGGTCGCTGCCGGAGGCGAAGGCGCTGCTGGAGGCGGCGGGGACGATGCGGCGGCTGTGGGTGGAGCCGCCCGCCGACTTCCCCTTCGAGACCGTGGCCGAGCGGACCGGGCGGCAGGCCGAGGCGATGCGGGCGCGGGCCCAGGCCGATCCCGAGGTGGCCCCGCTCGTCGACGTGGCGCTCGCGGCGCGTGAGCGGTTGCTGGCCGCGCCGCCCGAACACCGGCTGCTGCACGGCACGTTCCGGCAGAGCAAGGTGCTCGCCGGGGAGCGGATGCCGTGGCTGGCCGTGGGCCCCGACCCGGTGGTCGGCGAGTGCGCCTTCGATCTGGCCCGGCTGGTGCGCGACCGGGTGGAGGACCTGATCGCGCAGCCGTCGGGCGCGGCCACGACCCGGCGCCGGGTGAAGCGGCTGGCGGAGTCCCTGGACGTGGACCAGGAGCGGCTGCGCGGCTGGACGCTGTTCCGGGCCGTGGAGTCCGGTGTGCGGGCGGGGCGGGTGGGCCGGCCGCGCGACGCGGAGTTGCTGCTGGAGTTCGCGGCCTGGCTGTGA
- a CDS encoding proline--tRNA ligase: MANVPVQRMSQLMAKTLRDDPADAEVLSHKLLVRAGYVRRTAAGIWSWLPLGKRVLANVERIVREEMDAIGAQEVLLPAILPREPYDATGRWDEYGPELFRLQDRRGGDYLLGPTHEEIFTLLVKDQASSYKDLPVILYQIQHKYRDEARPRAGILRGREFLMKDSYSFDTEDEGLARSYALHREAYQKIFARLGLDYRICAATAGAMGGSKSEEFLAPAEAGEDTFADCPNCDFAANTEAITYELKSVDASDLPAAEDIPTPDTPTIETLAASLGVPASATLKNLLVKVDGEIVAVGVPGDREVDMDKVEAHFAPATVELVTETDFAARPDLVRGYVGPQGLEKVTYIADPRVAPGTAWITGANKAGTHTKNVVAGRDFEVGAYVDVVVVQEGDPCPKCGTGLVLDRAIEIGHIFQLGRKYTDALKLDVLGQNGKPVRVTMGSYGVGVSRAVAALAEQSADDKGLCWPQEVAPADVHVVAAGKALQTELALDISQKLAAAGVRVLVDDRAGVSPGVKFTDSELIGVPRILVAGRRAADGVVELKDRRTGEREELTVEEAVARLTA; encoded by the coding sequence ATGGCGAACGTACCGGTCCAGCGCATGTCCCAGTTGATGGCGAAGACGTTGCGCGACGACCCGGCGGACGCCGAGGTCCTCAGCCACAAGCTCCTCGTCCGCGCCGGGTACGTACGCCGCACCGCCGCCGGCATCTGGAGCTGGCTGCCGCTCGGCAAGCGGGTCCTGGCCAACGTGGAGCGCATCGTCCGCGAGGAGATGGACGCCATCGGCGCCCAGGAGGTGCTGCTCCCCGCCATCCTGCCGCGTGAGCCCTACGACGCCACCGGCCGCTGGGACGAGTACGGCCCCGAGCTGTTCCGTCTCCAGGACCGCAGGGGCGGCGACTACCTGCTCGGCCCCACCCACGAGGAGATCTTCACCCTGCTGGTGAAGGACCAGGCGTCCTCCTACAAGGACCTGCCGGTGATCCTCTACCAGATCCAGCACAAGTACCGCGACGAGGCCCGGCCCCGCGCGGGCATCCTGCGCGGCCGCGAGTTCCTGATGAAGGACTCCTACTCCTTCGACACCGAGGACGAGGGCCTGGCCCGGTCCTACGCGCTGCACCGCGAGGCCTACCAGAAGATCTTCGCGCGCCTCGGCCTCGACTACCGCATCTGCGCCGCCACCGCCGGCGCGATGGGCGGCTCCAAGTCCGAGGAGTTCCTCGCCCCGGCCGAGGCCGGCGAGGACACCTTCGCCGACTGCCCGAACTGCGACTTCGCCGCCAACACCGAGGCGATCACCTACGAGTTGAAGTCCGTCGACGCCTCGGACCTCCCGGCCGCGGAGGACATCCCGACCCCCGACACCCCCACCATCGAGACCCTCGCCGCCTCCCTCGGCGTCCCGGCCTCCGCCACGCTGAAGAACCTCCTGGTCAAGGTCGACGGCGAGATCGTCGCCGTCGGCGTCCCCGGCGACCGCGAGGTCGACATGGACAAGGTCGAGGCGCACTTCGCCCCGGCCACCGTCGAGCTGGTCACCGAGACGGACTTCGCGGCCCGCCCCGACCTGGTGCGCGGCTACGTCGGACCGCAGGGCCTGGAGAAGGTCACCTACATCGCCGACCCGCGCGTGGCCCCCGGCACGGCCTGGATCACCGGCGCCAACAAGGCCGGCACGCACACGAAGAACGTCGTCGCGGGCCGTGACTTCGAGGTCGGCGCGTACGTCGACGTCGTGGTCGTGCAGGAGGGCGACCCCTGCCCGAAGTGCGGCACCGGCCTGGTCCTCGACCGCGCCATCGAGATCGGCCACATCTTCCAGCTCGGCCGCAAGTACACCGACGCCCTCAAGCTCGACGTCCTCGGCCAGAACGGCAAGCCGGTCCGCGTCACCATGGGCTCCTACGGCGTCGGCGTCTCCCGCGCGGTCGCCGCCCTCGCCGAGCAGAGCGCCGACGACAAGGGCCTGTGCTGGCCCCAGGAGGTCGCCCCGGCCGACGTCCACGTGGTCGCCGCGGGCAAGGCCCTGCAGACCGAACTGGCCCTCGACATCTCCCAGAAGCTGGCCGCGGCCGGTGTCCGGGTCCTGGTCGACGACCGCGCCGGCGTCTCCCCGGGCGTCAAGTTCACGGACTCCGAGCTGATCGGCGTACCGCGGATCCTGGTGGCCGGGCGGCGCGCGGCCGACGGTGTGGTGGAGCTGAAGGACCGCCGCACCGGCGAGCGCGAGGAGCTGACGGTCGAGGAGGCCGTCGCCCGGCTCACCGCCTGA
- a CDS encoding GNAT family N-acetyltransferase, translating to MDLVIGPLDLSAHVDEALAIQAVAFGLGPDEVAVRRQIVLRHMTYPGARALGATADGDLVGFVYGMPNDRTHWWSTVVEPYLRANHYDHWLDDSFVITELHVHPAHQSRGIGRTLITTITDGAAEPRSILSAIDTESPARALYRSLGYRDLARQVLFPSAPKPYAVMGAPLPLLRR from the coding sequence ATGGACCTGGTGATCGGCCCACTCGACCTCTCCGCCCACGTAGACGAGGCGCTGGCCATCCAAGCCGTGGCCTTCGGCCTAGGCCCGGACGAGGTAGCCGTCCGCCGCCAGATCGTCCTCCGCCACATGACCTACCCGGGCGCCCGCGCCCTCGGCGCGACAGCCGACGGCGACCTCGTCGGCTTCGTCTACGGCATGCCCAACGACCGCACCCACTGGTGGTCCACCGTCGTGGAGCCGTACCTCAGAGCCAACCACTACGACCACTGGCTCGACGACTCCTTCGTGATCACCGAACTGCACGTCCACCCCGCCCACCAGAGCCGCGGCATCGGACGCACCCTGATCACCACCATCACCGACGGCGCCGCCGAACCCCGCTCGATCCTCTCCGCGATCGACACCGAGAGCCCCGCCCGCGCCCTCTACCGCTCCCTCGGCTACCGGGACCTGGCCCGCCAGGTCCTCTTCCCCAGCGCCCCGAAGCCGTACGCCGTGATGGGCGCTCCGCTCCCGCTCCTGCGCCGCTAA